AAAACACTCACGGTGATGCAAAATACAGAGCCAGTTAAAGGTCAGAAAATCTAAAACAGTTAACGTGCACATCTCACGTGGTGAAGGCGTCGTTCTGCTTCGCCCCCAGGTAATAGGAGTACAGGTTGAACATGCCGATCATGAACGCTAGAAACACCAAGATGAAGATGACCATGAACTTGAAGATGTCCTTGACAGTCCTGCCTAAAGAGATCTGCAGCGGGCCAAAGCTCTCGTTGGCCGGGAGGATGTAGGCAATCCGGGAGAAGCTCAGCACCACCGCGACGGCGTACAGGCCCTCCGACACCAGCTGGGGGTCTGACGGCAGCCAGAAGATGCGTGCTACAGAAACAGAGCACAGGAAACTTCAGTAATTCTAATTTATTTGTACACAACTTCTTCTTACAAAGAAGACCGCATTGTTACTCGGATTTGCCTtcaaaaaatgcaatttttgtAAATTTGATTAGTCAGAAATTCATCTGTTTAATCCCATTTTTATTGAACTGTCAagtaaaaacaggaaaatccAGGCTCAGACAActggtgtctgtctgtggtgaTCTGTTACTCTGTGCAGGTGTGTGAACATGCTCACCCTTTGTAAAGTATTCTATCTCAGGAGGCAGCTGGATATTATTCAGTGTTGTGTAGCGTGCGTGTACAAAGGTCTGGGCTAAGTTAGCCTGTCTCAGGATGGAGAAGCGGCAGCTGAAGGAGGCGAGGAAGATCGCCAGCATCCCAAAGTCCAGGAAGTTCCACGGCTCGAGCAGGTACTCCCCCGGCCCCTGACTCCAGATCTCCTTCACCTCGGCCCAGATCATACCTGCAAGCGGGTCAGATGATGAAACACACGCAGGGTGACAGGATGTTTTTCACTGGGACTTCATGTCTAACGCTCACCCATGACCCATGAGATGATGAGAATCTCCATCCACGTGAACGGTGTGGTGGTCATGCGGTAGAGCAGCAAAGGGTCATATCGGGGCCCGCCCGGGTGGTGAAGGTGAGTCATGTTCGGCAGCAGGGTGGTGCCCGCGAAACGGTCCGCAGCATTCAGGATCAGAAGACCAAGAAAAATAGTGAAGGATGAGGCGTGGGCCACAAACTTCATGAAGGGGCTCCGCATCACTCTCCCCACCTGAGCAAGAGATGAGAGATGAGCCGACAGGAGGATGAGGGGCGGTTACATGTCTGGTGTGAGTGAGATTAGAGAGCGTAAGTGTTACATACTCTGCTGCACGGAGCGATCCAGTAAGCCAGGGCCAGTCCGGGCAGCCCTATAGCCACcgccagcaccaccagcagttTGATAGCAGTGGTCTGTTGTCTGAGGCCGGGGAGATTCTCGTACCAGATgctcagcagctgctgctggcagTTAGGATGAGCCACAAACTGAAGGGGGCACAGACATCACAGAGGGTGGGTGAGAGcatttttaagccaaaatgtTTATAGCCTCTCCAAAGCATGAACATATAGTTACTAGTCTGCTGCCTAAATTATAATTTGATCCGTCCATGTATTATTGTGAAGTACGCGATATCCCTCTGAGAACATCACTGCGTTCTTCCGGCTAGTTCTCTGGGATGGATCTTCTAACCACACTGTCAAAGCACCGGAGACCTTCACATCTTAAATCTCAGGCTCTCCTTGAATAGCTCCAGGAGGTAAGGATTGTGTTGATGTCGACTGGCATTCTTTACTTTGAATGACAAGATTGTGAAGCAAGTGGCTTTCCAAAAGGTTGGACGTCAATCTCAAAGCACGATGTGAATCTGTTTTCCGGTACACTGACCTTTTTGAGCTCGTACTTGATGGCTAATTTGAGCCGCGTGAGAGACGGGCGACCAGGTTGATCGTAACTGTCGTCGGAGTCGGTGTCTCCGCTCAgtatggcctccacctcctcggtGCTGCGACACAGATCCAGGAGGCCCACCACGTAGTCCTTACACTGGCTCGACAGACAGCAGTACTCGTTCTACGATACACGATGGGGAAAATAATATGCATCGGTTGGTGAAAACATTTGAGACGTGTTGCAGGAGGTGTGGTAGCCCGCCAAGGGGGTTTGTTTGCAATTCTGTAAGAACAACTAGATTTGTAGACTTTTTTCTTGCGACAACATATCGCCACACAGAAGGAAGTGCGCAGAGCTTAAACTTTAACTTTGTTAGTTAGCTTTGTCAGTTAGCCTCTTGTACGGGAGCAGTTGCGTGCCTCCATCTGCACAATGACACAGAAAGAAATAGTTTCCATTCAGGTcgtgatttctggaaagagacatggCTGTTGAGCTTTCCACATGTATTTTTTGGCGTTCTGAGCACCACGAGCCACATGCCCTCTAGTTTCATTACATTTGAGGGAGGGCCAACGTCTCTGCTgccgatatctccaaaactcagaaACTCAAGCTGAAATAATCTTGACGGATAAATAGCACCACAGGTAAAAGTGTTCagttttggggtgaactgtcgcTTTAACATTAATAACATCATTTGTAATAACTTCTTAGAACAAACAAGGATTTTATGGGAAAAGGTAAATATGGTTGGTGGTCATTTTAAGGATCAATTCCACCGACACTGGTGTAAAATAAAGGTTGTCAGCCATGTTCTCTCTCCTTACCATGATTTCACAACTAGATAGACAACGGTAACTGACATCAAAACGTGTTAAGTCACAATCGGGAGACATATTCCAACTGTACAAAGAAAAGTAGCGCACACGTATTGTTTGTGTGAGGACGGCTTTGAATTGTGACATTCATTTATTGCCCGTAGTAGAGTGTACTGTCCTACTGTAAGCATAGTAATGATGTGTGTCGGAGCGGCAATGTCAACAGTGACTGCAAAACATGACCCTCATCTGTTTCTGCTTCATCTCTTAAAGGCTCATTAAATGTCCTTGTGATTACTGGAAGCTTTTACTGGCATCCGGTTGGCAGCGACGTGGCTAAATCACTTTTTGTGTACTTGACAATGAGCTGGATTTCACGGCACGAGCACAGTAGCACCACCAGGATGTGACGAGTGATTATGATAGCTGAACAAAGTTGTGTGCCGGGCAGGTCCAGTGTTTGTGGTGGTGATCCTGTACGATCTTTAATAACATTTGCACCTTGAATTCTTTCTCGATGTCAGCCAGCACCGCCAGCTCGTTGCTGAGCTCCAGGGCGGCCAGCACGGGGTCTTCATTGGACAGGGAGAGGTAAGCAGGACTGGCGAGTCCTCTGTAAGCATTGATCCGTGATCGCGAGTGGCTGAAGgagtcaaactgctgctggtAGTTGCAGGAGTCGCAGCCGCAGAAGTAATCGTGAGGGGGTTCGATGCGAGCCCCTTTACTCAGCAGGGTGTGGACTATCTCGTATTCCTGGCAGTGCGCCGCAAGGATCACTGGCGTCACGTCGTGAGAGAACCTGCGGGGatgcacacataaaaacatggaGATCTTTTTATAGGCGTTTTATTGTTGGTAGTAACCGCcgttgttttactgttttactctCACTCCCTTCATCAAACAGGAGCCACAGTTTCAGTGAACTattaaaaatgacatcagtCCTAGCTAAATGTAGCAGCTGCAGACTGATATGAAACAATCCAACACACACCCTTAGAGTTtgttaatgtgttgtgttgaaatGCTGACGaatttaatctaatttaaaCCTAGAACCTGTTGCATGCAGCAGGCACCAAAAAGCCCTATAAACACACAGGAGGCCTGTTTAAGGCAGGGTTTTTATTGCACCACTTGTCGGagggcacttttttttttctcatgcatTTTAACTGTCCTACCTCGTCCCGTCCTCATCATAAGCGTAGAAGTCATCCAACATGTCTGCTTGAGCAGGGCTGGCTGTCAGACGACGGGCATCTCTAAACTCTGGGTGACTCAACAGGGCCTCTGTGATGCGAACATATCCTTtacctgcaacacaaacacagagctggGCTGATGATGCGGTTTGGCGGCGGGTTCCTGTGACAGCCTTACCTCAGTGCTCTGTACACATAAAGAAGGTAACTGCATTAAGCAAACAATGCCTTAATACAAACTCACCAAACTCATGCTGCTCACCAGCCActtacagacaaacacaagatgTATAATGTTTACCCCTGCATTGTTTCAACCGGGAACTGTGTTTTTACTGCTGACAAATCTGATCGATTTTATCTGTAGAAAGTTGTGTTGGCCGTGTGGAGGTTATCACTCAACACAACTTTTGTAAACACAAATGTCTTCTAATTTTaatttattgaaaataaaacagagtaGGAGAAATACAGAAGATGTGTGTAACCATGTGTTTACAGTTCTGCTTAGCTGGTCTGGATTTTTAataagatacatttttttatattcgACTTAGCCTACTCAACCTCATAGAAATTATACCAAAACTATCTGCCTGTctaagtgtggagaagtttcaCATGAAATGGCATAAAGCAGCTGCATGCTAGTGATGGTATAGTAGTTATCTGTTTCGTAAATTAGCTTGTTGGCTATTTAGCTTGCTAACAAAGCCAAAACCATGAAAACCCAGCATTTATGCTCAGGACAGGTTGCACAAACTGCATTAAGTTAGATTCTAGACAATACAAGCATGATTTAGAGAATTTGTAGGCATTGCTCACATTATCAGACTATTCTTATGCTTTCACagagtgctgcaggaatgagtcctTAAACTAAATACGTTAGCATTTTGCAGTCAGCTAAATAAAACTACAAaagttgtcggggacattataAGTCATGATGCTGCACACAGAATCTTGACTCACTAACATGTCTTTACAGAGTTTAGTTATAAACTCAACAGTATAGTTGAGTAAGACACTCAGTGTTTAAGTCATGCAACCGCAGTGCAGTGCGCTCAAAGTTGGCTTTAGATTTTTACTTCTGCTGATTGCATTCAtgcttcaaaaatcacaaaagtaaacttgtgtttgccacattttttttcttttttcgcaACAATTCAAAATGGAAATAATCTCAAAAAGCTTTTTATTAAGGGAACCAGGCCGATGCTAATTTACAGGTTAGTCAACACCAATTAGCTCTCTGTAAGCCTTTAGGACATGACAGGctagggctagctggttagctttaAGCTCTAACTTCAGtaaacatctctgcaacacagtttATTGACGTCTCTGACATAATGctattgtttcttcacattttgttgaaaatgttagttcattttttaaatatttcaaactTAAATTCTGGCTACGTGTATATCTCCCTTTTGGTTACACTGTGGCCAAAATAAGGATAATATACTGTGTCACAAATTTGAAGTCACAGCTCACATTATATGGTTTTACCATACATAGCTACATGTAGGCAATGGCACTCTCTTTCATGTGtgttcatttttactttttcgaTTACTCCTAACTCCCATGAGGCTTTATGAGATTTGAGGACGACCCCGTTAAATCAGCAAAACGTATTTttcatacacaaatgcattGATCTTACTGATGGCTAACAGGAGGGCGTCCCCCACCCTGGACATATCCGCCCTTGCCAGCAGCAGCTCCGTCACCTCCAGATGTTCGTTGGCTACAGCTAGCTGCAATGCATTCTGGCCCATGTAGTCCACAGCGTTGACATTCAAGTTGGGCACGTGTAGCAGCATGCGCCGCACCTCTGGTATGTTGCCATACTCAGCTGCCTCGAGGAACCGCTGCTCCACCTCTGACAGGCTGACCGAGGGGCCACAGAACATGTAGGATGGACCACGGAGGGCCTGGCGTCGTTTAACAGCGGTGATACGAGCCAAGAGCTGtctgtcagagctgctgtggCTGCCAGAGAGACaggacacataaacacattgtATATATTGTCCACTTGGTAACTTGTGCCTTTTGGAAAGCACTCCGGTTATTTTTATCTTGATATCACATTCCGGAACAAAGACATTTGCATTTCATCGGCTCAAGTTGTTAATCATTACGAACAAACACTTCAATCTTTCAGCTCTTTTAAAGGCATCACAGGCGATCTGGTGTCAGGTTTTATTTGGTTTAGTTTGGGAATACTTACAACCCAACACAAGTTCTCTGAAAAGACATGAAAATGTGCCGTTTTTATGAAGTGATATACTGGCAGTGAGAGATTAATAGTGACTACAGTACGTATCAAACTACACACTGCAGTCGAACACACCATTAGTCAAAATCAAACGAGGGCCTTTATAGTTGTAGTCCAGGATCAGAAACTTATTTCCCTCTTTATACTTTAAATGTTG
This genomic window from Sparus aurata chromosome 13, fSpaAur1.1, whole genome shotgun sequence contains:
- the trpc6a gene encoding short transient receptor potential channel 6a isoform X2 yields the protein MNHRLPPRPAGYTDSPRGRSRDNLLMNDDFGEENCCSGRCLGHSSSDRQLLARITAVKRRQALRGPSYMFCGPSVSLSEVEQRFLEAAEYGNIPEVRRMLLHVPNLNVNAVDYMGQNALQLAVANEHLEVTELLLARADMSRVGDALLLAISKGYVRITEALLSHPEFRDARRLTASPAQADMLDDFYAYDEDGTRFSHDVTPVILAAHCQEYEIVHTLLSKGARIEPPHDYFCGCDSCNYQQQFDSFSHSRSRINAYRGLASPAYLSLSNEDPVLAALELSNELAVLADIEKEFKNEYCCLSSQCKDYVVGLLDLCRSTEEVEAILSGDTDSDDSYDQPGRPSLTRLKLAIKYELKKFVAHPNCQQQLLSIWYENLPGLRQQTTAIKLLVVLAVAIGLPGLALAYWIAPCSRVGRVMRSPFMKFVAHASSFTIFLGLLILNAADRFAGTTLLPNMTHLHHPGGPRYDPLLLYRMTTTPFTWMEILIISWVMGMIWAEVKEIWSQGPGEYLLEPWNFLDFGMLAIFLASFSCRFSILRQANLAQTFVHARYTTLNNIQLPPEIEYFTKARIFWLPSDPQLVSEGLYAVAVVLSFSRIAYILPANESFGPLQISLGRTVKDIFKFMVIFILVFLAFMIGMFNLYSYYLGAKQNDAFTTLEESFKTLFWAIFGLSEVKSVIINNGHKFIENIGYVLYGVYNVTMVIVLLNMLIAMINSSFQEIEDDADVEWKFARAKLWFSYFEEGRTLPVPFNLVPSPKTMLGLATAIKSLLLQHVAGQSEKKTETPLDELGESKNSRSFGASTSPTRYRIMKRLIKRYIIKAQTDRESDDITEGELKEIKQDISSLRYELLEEKAQNLETLDGLLRRLGQISTPL
- the trpc6a gene encoding short transient receptor potential channel 6a isoform X1, encoding MNHRLPPRPAGYTDSPRGRSRDNLLMNDDFGEENCCSGRCLGHSSSDRQLLARITAVKRRQALRGPSYMFCGPSVSLSEVEQRFLEAAEYGNIPEVRRMLLHVPNLNVNAVDYMGQNALQLAVANEHLEVTELLLARADMSRVGDALLLAISKGYVRITEALLSHPEFRDARRLTASPAQADMLDDFYAYDEDGTRFSHDVTPVILAAHCQEYEIVHTLLSKGARIEPPHDYFCGCDSCNYQQQFDSFSHSRSRINAYRGLASPAYLSLSNEDPVLAALELSNELAVLADIEKEFKNEYCCLSSQCKDYVVGLLDLCRSTEEVEAILSGDTDSDDSYDQPGRPSLTRLKLAIKYELKKFVAHPNCQQQLLSIWYENLPGLRQQTTAIKLLVVLAVAIGLPGLALAYWIAPCSRVGRVMRSPFMKFVAHASSFTIFLGLLILNAADRFAGTTLLPNMTHLHHPGGPRYDPLLLYRMTTTPFTWMEILIISWVMGMIWAEVKEIWSQGPGEYLLEPWNFLDFGMLAIFLASFSCRFSILRQANLAQTFVHARYTTLNNIQLPPEIEYFTKARIFWLPSDPQLVSEGLYAVAVVLSFSRIAYILPANESFGPLQISLGRTVKDIFKFMVIFILVFLAFMIGMFNLYSYYLGAKQNDAFTTLEESFKTLFWAIFGLSEVKSVIINNGHKFIENIGYVLYGVYNVTMVIVLLNMLIAMINSSFQEIEDDADVEWKFARAKLWFSYFEEGRTLPVPFNLVPSPKTMLGLATAIKSLLLQHVAGQSEKKTETPLDELGESKNSRSFGASTSPTRYRKIMKRLIKRYIIKAQTDRESDDITEGELKEIKQDISSLRYELLEEKAQNLETLDGLLRRLGQISTPL